From a region of the Tenggerimyces flavus genome:
- a CDS encoding type II toxin-antitoxin system PemK/MazF family toxin, translating into MWLVDFGEPVGHEQGGVRPAVVVGSQIHCRFPIGRAMVVPLTSRDRGLDHHVRIDPAGSGLNRPSWARTEDLTAVSTQRFVRSEPLGTASATEIADLSEWLRDLVAFC; encoded by the coding sequence GTGTGGCTCGTGGACTTCGGCGAACCGGTTGGACACGAGCAGGGCGGAGTCAGGCCTGCCGTCGTTGTCGGCTCCCAGATCCATTGCCGGTTCCCCATCGGTAGGGCGATGGTGGTGCCGTTGACCTCACGTGATCGCGGCCTGGACCACCATGTGCGCATCGACCCTGCCGGCTCCGGGCTGAACCGCCCGAGCTGGGCGCGCACCGAGGATCTGACAGCGGTGTCGACCCAGAGGTTCGTTCGGTCCGAGCCGCTCGGTACGGCCTCCGCCACCGAGATCGCCGACCTGAGCGAGTGGTTGCGCGACCTGGTCGCCTTCTGTTGA
- a CDS encoding fatty acid desaturase family protein: MTATDIDTQPTQPATGGSDFAQLTRRIQSAGLLDRRPGYYVLRLSLVAGAYLAAWAAFVALGDTWWNLLLAVVLGVVFAQVALVAHDLAHRQVFRTRRPSERAGIIAGNLGIGMSYGWWMDKHTRHHANPNHEDLDPDVSPDILVWSQDQARSARGVARFIGRWQAFLFFPLLTLEGFNMHVSSIRALFRPSLRNRRIEAFLLVLHLVLYVSVLFTVLSPGKAVVFMLVHQAVFGVYLGCTFAPNHKGMPTLTGPSELDYLRKQVLTSRNVRGGRFVDVALGGLNYQIEHHLFPNMPTPNLRRAQPIVQGYCEELGVPYEQTSLAESYAIALRHLHHSGAPIREADRAARAA; this comes from the coding sequence GTGACCGCTACCGACATCGATACCCAGCCCACTCAGCCCGCGACTGGCGGCAGCGACTTCGCCCAGTTGACCAGGCGAATCCAGTCCGCGGGCCTCCTCGACCGCCGTCCTGGCTACTACGTTCTCCGCCTGAGCCTGGTGGCCGGCGCGTACCTCGCGGCCTGGGCCGCGTTCGTCGCGCTCGGCGACACGTGGTGGAACCTGCTGCTCGCCGTCGTCCTCGGCGTGGTGTTCGCCCAGGTCGCGCTGGTGGCGCACGACCTCGCGCACCGGCAGGTGTTCCGTACGCGGCGACCGTCCGAACGGGCCGGGATCATCGCCGGCAACCTCGGCATCGGGATGAGCTACGGCTGGTGGATGGACAAGCACACCCGCCACCACGCGAACCCGAACCACGAGGACCTCGACCCGGACGTCTCCCCCGACATCCTCGTGTGGTCGCAGGACCAGGCGCGGTCCGCGCGCGGGGTCGCGCGGTTCATCGGCCGCTGGCAGGCGTTCCTGTTCTTCCCGCTGCTGACGCTCGAGGGCTTCAACATGCACGTCTCGAGCATCCGCGCGCTGTTCCGGCCGTCGTTGAGGAACCGCCGCATCGAGGCCTTCTTGCTCGTGCTGCATCTGGTGCTGTACGTCTCGGTGTTGTTCACGGTGCTGTCGCCGGGCAAGGCCGTCGTCTTCATGCTGGTGCACCAGGCGGTCTTCGGCGTGTATCTCGGCTGCACGTTCGCGCCGAACCACAAGGGCATGCCGACGCTGACTGGCCCGTCCGAGCTGGACTATCTGCGCAAGCAGGTGCTGACCTCCCGCAACGTCCGCGGCGGCCGCTTCGTCGACGTGGCGCTGGGTGGGCTGAACTACCAGATCGAGCACCATCTGTTCCCGAACATGCCGACCCCGAACCTGCGCCGCGCGCAGCCGATCGTGCAGGGCTACTGCGAGGAGCTCGGGGTGCCGTACGAGCAGACCAGCCTGGCCGAGTCGTACGCCATCGCCTTGCGCCACCTCCACCACTCCGGCGCCCCCATCCGCGAAGCCGACCGCGCGGCGCGCGCGGCCTAG
- a CDS encoding dipeptide ABC transporter ATP-binding protein, whose amino-acid sequence MSSPVVSVRDLRVEFPGVVAVERLSFDLQPGAALGIVGESGSGKTATALALLGLHRGTSATVSGEIDVADVPVLSAPIEDIRKLRGSKISMIFQDPLSAFDPFFSVGNQIGEVFRLHTGASRRAARERAVAMLDRVRIPDAARRVDAYPHELSGGMRQRALIAMALACGPSVLVADEPTTALDVTVQAQILDLLDELRTDLGMALVLVTHDLGVVAGSVDEVLVMASGLAVERGPVSSVLSRPVEPYTRRLLAAVPRVDVPRAVVASGGEPVLSAVDVHRSFPSPRRLLGRGAPVRAVAGVSLDVRRGETLGVVGESGSGKTTLARMLVGLLRPSSGQVLLDGTDLASLSGAALRSRRRTVQMVFQDPASSLNPRRTVGDAIAEPLRVTGVSARAAAEQVRSLLHRVGLDPTRSEAYPHEFSGGQRQRVGLARALAASPSVLVCDEPVSSLDVTTQAQVLELLEELRAEFSLSVVFVSHDLAVVRQVSDRIAVMQRGVVVELGPSDAVYSAPADAYTRELLNAVPVLDPTLARQRRTERRLANVR is encoded by the coding sequence ATGAGCTCTCCGGTGGTCTCGGTCCGCGACCTGCGCGTGGAGTTCCCGGGCGTGGTCGCCGTGGAGCGGTTGTCGTTCGACCTCCAGCCTGGTGCCGCGTTGGGGATCGTCGGCGAGTCGGGGTCGGGCAAGACCGCGACGGCGTTGGCACTGCTCGGGTTGCACCGGGGCACGTCGGCGACGGTCTCGGGCGAGATCGACGTGGCGGACGTTCCGGTGCTGTCGGCGCCGATCGAGGACATACGGAAGCTGCGGGGATCGAAGATCTCGATGATCTTCCAGGACCCGTTGTCGGCGTTCGACCCGTTCTTCAGCGTGGGCAACCAGATCGGCGAGGTGTTCCGGCTGCACACCGGTGCGTCGCGGCGGGCGGCGCGAGAACGTGCGGTGGCGATGCTCGACCGGGTGCGGATCCCCGACGCCGCGCGGCGGGTCGACGCGTACCCGCACGAGCTGTCCGGTGGGATGCGGCAGCGCGCGCTGATCGCGATGGCGTTGGCGTGCGGCCCTTCGGTGCTGGTCGCGGACGAGCCGACGACGGCGTTAGATGTGACGGTGCAGGCTCAGATCCTCGACCTGCTTGACGAATTGCGTACCGATCTGGGCATGGCGTTGGTGCTCGTCACGCACGACCTCGGCGTGGTGGCGGGATCGGTCGACGAGGTGTTGGTGATGGCTTCGGGGCTCGCTGTCGAGCGCGGGCCGGTGTCGTCCGTCCTGTCGCGACCCGTTGAGCCGTACACGCGGCGGTTGCTGGCTGCCGTTCCTCGGGTGGACGTGCCGCGTGCTGTGGTTGCCTCGGGTGGGGAGCCGGTGCTGTCGGCGGTCGACGTTCACCGCTCGTTTCCGTCGCCGCGGCGGTTGCTCGGTCGCGGGGCGCCGGTGCGTGCGGTGGCCGGGGTGTCGTTGGACGTACGGCGCGGCGAGACGCTCGGCGTCGTGGGCGAGTCGGGGTCGGGCAAGACGACGTTGGCGCGGATGCTGGTGGGGCTGCTGCGGCCTTCGTCGGGTCAGGTGCTGCTCGACGGCACGGACTTGGCGTCGTTGTCCGGCGCCGCCTTGCGCTCGCGGCGGCGGACGGTGCAGATGGTCTTCCAGGATCCGGCGTCGTCGCTGAACCCGCGCCGTACGGTGGGCGACGCGATCGCCGAACCGCTGCGGGTGACCGGGGTCTCCGCGCGTGCCGCTGCTGAGCAGGTGCGGTCGCTGCTGCATCGGGTCGGGTTGGATCCGACGCGGTCGGAGGCGTATCCGCACGAGTTCTCCGGTGGGCAGCGGCAGCGCGTGGGGCTGGCGCGCGCGTTGGCGGCGTCGCCTTCGGTGCTGGTGTGCGACGAGCCGGTGTCCTCGTTGGACGTGACGACGCAGGCCCAGGTGTTGGAGCTGCTGGAGGAGCTGCGCGCGGAGTTCTCGCTGTCGGTGGTGTTCGTCTCGCACGACCTCGCGGTGGTGCGGCAGGTGAGCGACCGGATCGCGGTCATGCAGCGCGGCGTCGTCGTCGAGCTGGGGCCTTCCGACGCGGTCTACTCGGCTCCCGCGGACGCGTACACGCGGGAGCTGCTGAACGCCGTTCCCGTTCTGGATCCCACGCTGGCGCGGCAGCGACGAACCGAGCGGCGGCTAGCGAATGTTCGCTAG
- a CDS encoding ABC transporter permease translates to MLGFLLRRLLGAVVVLFVLSAVVFGLFFLSPGDPAQLACGKGCRPEQVAVIAQQMGLDRPAYVQYGEFLGGIFVGRDFSSGPTVDHCPAPCLGFSFQTDEPVVSLLLDRLPVTLSITIGSLVLWLAVGVGGGVLSALRRGRALDRAIMGATLAGMATPVFLLGLLLMMLVCAYLQWLPFPTYVPFTTDPALWFSNLLLPWVTIAVSQAAVYTRITRTAILETLAEDHIRTARACGLSEARVIGRHGLRSALTPLVTLVALDLGGLLGGAVITEKVYGLPGLGHLLISSVAEIDLPVVVGVTLLAGFFIVVANLVADLLYALVDRRVTFT, encoded by the coding sequence GTGCTGGGCTTCCTTCTTCGTCGGCTGCTCGGCGCTGTCGTTGTCTTGTTCGTGCTGTCGGCGGTGGTGTTCGGGCTGTTCTTCCTGTCCCCCGGCGACCCCGCGCAGCTGGCATGTGGCAAGGGTTGCCGACCCGAGCAGGTCGCGGTGATCGCGCAGCAGATGGGCCTGGACCGGCCGGCGTACGTGCAGTACGGCGAGTTCCTCGGCGGCATCTTCGTCGGCCGCGACTTCAGCTCCGGCCCGACGGTCGACCACTGCCCAGCACCGTGCCTCGGCTTCTCGTTCCAGACCGACGAGCCGGTGGTGTCGCTGCTGCTCGACCGGTTGCCGGTGACCTTGTCGATCACCATCGGGTCGCTGGTGCTCTGGCTCGCGGTCGGCGTGGGCGGTGGCGTGCTGTCGGCGCTACGTCGTGGTCGGGCTCTCGACCGCGCGATCATGGGTGCCACGCTCGCCGGGATGGCGACGCCGGTGTTCCTGCTCGGGTTGCTGCTGATGATGCTGGTCTGCGCGTACCTGCAGTGGCTGCCGTTCCCGACGTACGTGCCGTTCACGACCGATCCCGCGCTGTGGTTCAGCAATCTGCTGCTGCCGTGGGTCACGATCGCGGTCTCGCAGGCCGCTGTCTACACGCGCATCACGCGGACCGCGATCCTCGAGACGCTCGCCGAGGACCACATCCGCACGGCTCGCGCGTGCGGGCTGTCCGAGGCTCGGGTGATCGGCCGGCACGGGCTGCGCAGCGCGCTCACTCCCCTGGTCACGCTGGTCGCGCTCGACCTCGGTGGGCTGCTCGGCGGCGCGGTGATCACCGAGAAGGTCTACGGGCTTCCCGGCCTCGGGCATCTGCTGATCTCGTCCGTCGCGGAGATCGACCTGCCGGTCGTCGTCGGGGTGACATTGCTCGCGGGCTTCTTCATCGTGGTGGCGAACCTGGTCGCGGATCTCCTGTATGCATTGGTGGATCGGCGGGTGACCTTCACATGA
- a CDS encoding ABC transporter permease → MSETVQAPETPAEAAPRIGSVLRRFAGNRGAVVATVVVGLLVLVALAAPLLTALEGQDPTTFHNELIDSARGGVPIGPWGGISAEHWLGVEPTTGRDLFARVVYGAQVSLGVAAAATVLQVLIGTVIGLISGLGGRFLDAVSGRFIDLILAFPSLVFAIALLAIVPSSFPRPVLLVLVLGVLGWGGIARVVRGQTLTLRSADYVAAAQLAGAHPARVARREIVPGLMAPVLTYAALLVPGNIVAEAALSFLGIGVRPPTSSWGQMLSTATTWFRGDPMYVLIPGGLLFVTVLVCTIAGDGLRTALDPRAAARVRGRA, encoded by the coding sequence GTGAGCGAGACCGTCCAGGCGCCGGAGACACCGGCGGAGGCAGCACCCCGGATCGGGTCTGTCCTCCGCCGGTTCGCCGGCAACCGCGGCGCGGTCGTCGCGACTGTCGTCGTCGGGCTGCTCGTGCTCGTCGCGCTCGCCGCTCCCCTGCTCACCGCGCTGGAAGGGCAGGACCCGACGACGTTCCACAACGAGCTGATCGACTCCGCCCGCGGCGGCGTGCCGATCGGGCCGTGGGGTGGGATCAGCGCCGAGCACTGGCTGGGCGTCGAGCCGACGACGGGACGCGACCTGTTCGCGCGCGTCGTGTACGGCGCGCAGGTGTCGCTCGGCGTCGCCGCCGCGGCGACCGTTCTGCAGGTTCTCATCGGCACTGTCATCGGGCTGATCTCCGGGCTCGGCGGGCGGTTCCTGGACGCGGTGAGCGGACGGTTCATCGACCTGATCCTCGCGTTTCCCTCGCTGGTGTTCGCGATCGCGCTGCTCGCGATCGTGCCGAGTTCGTTCCCGCGACCGGTGCTGCTCGTGCTCGTTCTCGGTGTGCTCGGGTGGGGCGGGATCGCGCGCGTCGTCCGCGGCCAGACGCTGACGTTGCGTTCTGCTGACTACGTTGCGGCGGCGCAGCTGGCCGGGGCGCATCCGGCGCGGGTGGCGCGGCGGGAGATCGTGCCCGGGCTGATGGCGCCGGTGCTCACGTACGCGGCGCTGCTCGTTCCGGGCAACATCGTCGCGGAGGCGGCGCTGTCGTTCCTCGGCATCGGCGTACGCCCGCCGACGTCGTCGTGGGGGCAGATGCTGTCGACCGCGACCACGTGGTTCCGGGGTGACCCGATGTACGTCCTGATCCCGGGTGGGCTGTTGTTCGTGACGGTGCTCGTCTGCACGATCGCCGGCGACGGCCTGCGTACCGCGCTCGACCCGCGCGCCGCCGCGCGCGTGAGGGGGCGGGCGTAG